DNA sequence from the Entomomonas asaccharolytica genome:
ATTTTTTAAAAGAATCTTTACGAATAGCAATATAAACCATAATAAAGCTTACACCTTGCATTAACAGATCAACACCTATCATAATACCAAAAATTGTACCACTGACAGGCCATGCAGCAATAATAATGATACCGAATAAGATATTTAAAAAGCCTGTAAGATAGAGCCACTGGCTACCAACCATCTTACGTAGTTTATAACTATAAAATAAACGGCTAATACCAAATGCTATTAATAATATGGCTAACAGTAAAGCAAGGTAAAGTGCAGACTCCATAGGAATGATAAGTAAGCAAATACCTGCTACTAGGTAGATTACAGACCATAATATAGAAAGTATAAAAACAGTGGTTGTTTGTTTAGCATAAAAGCTATGAAATAATTGGATCAGACCCGTTGCAATTAAAAAGCCACCTAAGAAATACATGGCTACAATAGTGGTAATAAAACTATAAGTTAATGCAAACAAACCACCTACGACTAACAGTATCCCTAAAATAAGGAACCAAATACGATTCATTTGTAGCTTTTGTATTAGCTCTGGGTATTGGTTGTCATTCAACATAATAAGAATCCTTTTAAGATTATTTATATCTTAGAGAGAAAAGTTCACTAGATAGTTCTTCAATTGCTTGCAAATACTATGTCTAAATATTAAGTAGGAGTATATGTACAAATTATTACATTGCCTGTATGGTAAAAATTAAACTTTTTATCCCATTGTTAAGTCTTATAAGCATATTTGCCTCTAAGAAATTGTATTGTTATGTTAAAACGTATTGTGCTGTTATCTCTATTATGCATTAGTTCAATCAGTCTAGTAATCGCTGAAGAACAACCGCTATATGATTTTTTACAAGCTTCTAATAAAGTAACTTTATTTACGCAGGGTGTAACTTTACCCAATGATGGAGTGGAACATAACCAACAGAATGAAGTATTAAAGAGAATCACCTTTGCTAATGATATTGATGAACCATCCATTGCCATACACTTTAAGCAAGCAACTAATCTAATCAATCAAAAAGCACTAAGCTTACGTATTCAAAATGCCATGGACTGGGATTTAAGATTATATGTGGATATTAAAGATACTTCCCAAACAACATTACTGCGAGCGACAATCGCACTACCTGCTGGCCCTGCTCAAAACTTACTTATTCCGCTTAAACAAACCTCTGGACGAGTATGGGGAATGCGAGAGGGTTTATCTTCACCATGGCAAAAAGATAATACACGTTATTTGCTACCTATGAGTGTGGTAGGTAAATTAGATACTAGTAAAATAGCTAGTATTACCCTATCAATGGCAAAACCAGCTATCCCACAAAGTATCTTAATAAGTAATATTAAGGCTATTGATAGTGATGCAGAGTATATGGCCTATCATCATTTGCTAGATAAATATGGTCAAAATAATACAGTTAATTGGCCAGATAAAATAACCAGTGATAAGCAATTACAGCAAGTGGCTCAAGCTGAACAAGCTCAATTAGAAGACTGGTTAAGTCATCAATTAATACAAGATAAATTTGGTGGTTTAGATGCTAAACCCCAATTTAAAGCCACTGGCTATTTTCGAACAGAAAAACATAACGGTAGATGGTATTTGGTTTCACCAGAAGGGCATGCATTTATTTCTTTGGGTATTAATACAGTAGTACCAGATCAAAGCCAAACCTATATAACAGGGCGTGAATTTATGTTTGCTTCATTACCTGAACAAAATAAGCCATTGGCTAATTATTATGGCCATGCTGATACTAACAGTGGTAATGCTGCACAAGGCGGTAGAGGAATAGATAAGGGGCAATGGTATGACTTTTACCAAGCCAATATGTATCGGGTACATGGTAAGGATGTAGTAAAAAACTGGCGTGAGCGTACCATAAATCGTTTTAAAGCATGGGGATTTAATACCATTGGTAATTGGAGTGATAAACAGCTAATTGCAGAAAAACGTTTACCCTATACCATGCCTATTTTAATTAAGGGGGATTATGCCAGTGTGCCATCGGGCATGGACTGGTGGGGATTTATGCCTGATACCTTTGACCCGAAGTTTACTGAAGCGGTGGAAAGAGCAGTGAAGTTAGCCACTAAAAATAGAGTAAATGATCCGTGGTTAGTGGGATATTTTGCAGATAATGAATTATCATGGGGTGGGCTAGATAACATACCTGCAGCTCACTATGCTCTAGCCATTAATTCATTAAGTAGAAATGCTGAAAGCCCAGCAAAGCAGGCATTTATAAAACAACTAAAAAATAAATATAAAGATATTGATAAGCTAGCAAATGCTTGGGGAGTAGCTATAAACGCATGGCAGGATATTGAGCAACAGGGTTATAGAGCACCTTTACCAACTGCTAAATACCCAGCAATTAGTGAAGATTATAGTATTTTCTTAACCAACTATGCAGATAATTATTTCAAAACAGTAAAAGAGATGATTTATAAATATGATCCTAACCATTTATTTTTAGGTAATCGATTTGCTGTTAAATTACCTGAAGTAATAACTTCTTGCGCTAAATACTGTGATGTAATTAGTTTTAATACTTATACGCTGTTAGCAAGTCAGGGGTATGACACGGAATTAGTAGCCAGTTTAGACAGGCCGATAATGATTAGTGAATTTACTTTTGGTTCTAAAACGACTGGCGCTTTATGGTCTGGTCCTGTAGCTGTTGCCGATGATAAAGTACGTGCTGATAGTTATCAGCAGTTTGTTAAAAATGCTTTTGAAGACCCTCATATGGTTGGGGTACATTGGTTCCAATATATAGATCAGCCTCTTACAGGGCGCTTGCTAGATGGTGAAAACGGCAATATGGGGTTGGTTGCTATTACAGATGTGCCTTTTCATCAGTTTATTAAGCAAGTAAGGCAAGCTAATTTAGCTGTTGCAGCGTGGATATTAAATAAATTGTAAACTAATAGCTTAATTTTTAGTCATTAGTCTGTACAATAGCAGTAGTTTTTGTATGGAAATAGTAATGATGTCAAACAAGCGTATTTATTTTGAAACCAATGTAGTAGAAGTTAAACCAGATGAAACGGTATTAGATGGTTTTGTTCGTAGTGGCGTTTCAATTCCTTTTTCGTGTCGTGGTGGTTCTTGTCAAACCTGTGCTGTACGTTGTTTAGAGGGTGATATTCCCGCTGATGCACAACTTGGTTTATCAGACTATCAAAAAGAAAAGGGTTATATATTAACTTGTCGTTGTATTCCAACTACAGATATGACCATTGCCCCATTAAGCCCTGATGATGTTATCACTGATGCCTTCTTAATGGCTGTAGAGCAACCGACAGCGGCACATCCTAAATATCGTTTTACAATCGAATTGGGAAGAAGCCGCAAGTTTGAAATAGGCGATACCTTTAAAATCATCGATGGTACAAACGATGAACCAGTTGTTAAAGTGGTAGCAACTGATGGCGACTGGGTGCTTACTGTTGAACTATTAGCTGATACAGCCCCT
Encoded proteins:
- a CDS encoding HdeD family acid-resistance protein, encoding MLNDNQYPELIQKLQMNRIWFLILGILLVVGGLFALTYSFITTIVAMYFLGGFLIATGLIQLFHSFYAKQTTTVFILSILWSVIYLVAGICLLIIPMESALYLALLLAILLIAFGISRLFYSYKLRKMVGSQWLYLTGFLNILFGIIIIAAWPVSGTIFGIMIGVDLLMQGVSFIMVYIAIRKDSFKK
- a CDS encoding beta-galactosidase, translating into MLKRIVLLSLLCISSISLVIAEEQPLYDFLQASNKVTLFTQGVTLPNDGVEHNQQNEVLKRITFANDIDEPSIAIHFKQATNLINQKALSLRIQNAMDWDLRLYVDIKDTSQTTLLRATIALPAGPAQNLLIPLKQTSGRVWGMREGLSSPWQKDNTRYLLPMSVVGKLDTSKIASITLSMAKPAIPQSILISNIKAIDSDAEYMAYHHLLDKYGQNNTVNWPDKITSDKQLQQVAQAEQAQLEDWLSHQLIQDKFGGLDAKPQFKATGYFRTEKHNGRWYLVSPEGHAFISLGINTVVPDQSQTYITGREFMFASLPEQNKPLANYYGHADTNSGNAAQGGRGIDKGQWYDFYQANMYRVHGKDVVKNWRERTINRFKAWGFNTIGNWSDKQLIAEKRLPYTMPILIKGDYASVPSGMDWWGFMPDTFDPKFTEAVERAVKLATKNRVNDPWLVGYFADNELSWGGLDNIPAAHYALAINSLSRNAESPAKQAFIKQLKNKYKDIDKLANAWGVAINAWQDIEQQGYRAPLPTAKYPAISEDYSIFLTNYADNYFKTVKEMIYKYDPNHLFLGNRFAVKLPEVITSCAKYCDVISFNTYTLLASQGYDTELVASLDRPIMISEFTFGSKTTGALWSGPVAVADDKVRADSYQQFVKNAFEDPHMVGVHWFQYIDQPLTGRLLDGENGNMGLVAITDVPFHQFIKQVRQANLAVAAWILNKL